The Candidatus Phaeomarinobacter ectocarpi genome includes a region encoding these proteins:
- a CDS encoding SDR family oxidoreductase — translation MADKKSCLIIGAGDDTGSAIARAFAREGMVSCVVRRDRHAAALEELAQSIRDEGHEAVAMPADARDEDEMVALVDRIEKEIGPLEVAVFNIGANVSFPIADTTARVYRKVWEMACFAGFLMGREVAKRMMERERGTIIFTGATASVRGRETLSAFSGAKHALRALAQSMARELGPKNIHVAHTIIDGAIDSNFIREMYPNVDQMRDEDAILNPDHIAQNYVMLHKQPRTAWTHELDMRPWKETW, via the coding sequence ATGGCTGACAAGAAATCCTGCCTCATCATTGGCGCCGGGGACGACACTGGTAGCGCCATTGCCCGCGCGTTTGCGCGAGAGGGCATGGTCTCCTGCGTGGTTCGCCGTGACCGCCATGCAGCAGCGCTTGAGGAGCTGGCGCAGAGCATTCGCGATGAAGGGCATGAAGCGGTTGCCATGCCTGCAGACGCCCGCGACGAAGATGAGATGGTTGCTCTGGTTGACCGGATTGAAAAAGAAATAGGACCGCTAGAGGTCGCCGTCTTCAACATCGGCGCCAATGTCAGTTTCCCGATTGCTGACACCACCGCGCGGGTGTACCGCAAGGTCTGGGAAATGGCGTGTTTCGCCGGTTTCCTGATGGGGCGCGAAGTGGCCAAACGCATGATGGAACGCGAGCGCGGAACGATCATTTTCACGGGCGCCACAGCCAGCGTCCGCGGACGCGAAACACTGTCAGCCTTTTCAGGTGCCAAACATGCGCTTCGGGCTCTGGCGCAAAGCATGGCGCGCGAACTGGGACCAAAAAACATTCATGTGGCTCACACCATCATTGATGGAGCCATCGATTCTAATTTCATTCGTGAGATGTACCCGAATGTGGATCAGATGCGTGACGAAGACGCGATCCTCAATCCAGACCACATCGCCCAGAATTATGTGATGCTGCACAAGCAGCCGCGCACCGCATGGACCCATGAGCTTGATATGCGCCCATGGAAAGAAACCTGGTAA
- a CDS encoding winged helix-turn-helix transcriptional regulator translates to MTHKHTHTCAIAGMLNIFGDHWTWLVVREAFYGATRFKDFQRNTGISRNLLADRLSVLVDEGIFKKTDIGTQGTRFAYELTDKGRSLQPVLAAMTLWGNEHVFGAGNEPVVMVDQKTGQRVEALHPVNAKGRKVLPENVVAMPGPGASKATIRRLEEAAALDVS, encoded by the coding sequence ATGACCCACAAGCACACCCACACCTGCGCCATTGCCGGCATGTTGAATATATTTGGGGACCACTGGACATGGCTCGTCGTGCGCGAAGCGTTTTACGGCGCCACGCGGTTCAAGGATTTTCAGCGCAACACCGGCATTTCAAGGAATCTTCTGGCAGACCGCCTGTCAGTGCTTGTGGATGAAGGTATTTTCAAGAAAACCGACATCGGCACACAGGGCACGCGCTTTGCCTATGAGCTGACTGATAAGGGCCGGTCGCTGCAACCTGTCCTGGCGGCCATGACCCTGTGGGGAAATGAGCACGTTTTTGGTGCGGGCAATGAGCCGGTGGTGATGGTGGATCAAAAGACAGGACAGCGGGTGGAAGCCCTGCATCCGGTCAACGCCAAGGGACGAAAAGTCCTGCCGGAAAATGTTGTCGCGATGCCGGGGCCGGGGGCCAGCAAGGCGACGATCCGACGGCTTGAGGAAGCAGCCGCGCTGGATGTGAGCTGA
- a CDS encoding TetR/AcrR family transcriptional regulator yields MPRAKSHSRTTLVDSALTQFWKAGYHVISMGDLVRETGVSRGSIYSDFSGKQALFHACLERYQELYVTPAFGQVEADGARLEDIRNYIERQLRSVAESDQPVLGCLVANTLAQLDPDDTETRDRLEAHNRRLTAGFTKVFTHENASHGLLSDDEISALAGFTTVSVQGLWSYARTAPNTDVLFSYADVLLTVLKQHLRGTQN; encoded by the coding sequence ATGCCCCGAGCCAAGTCCCATTCGCGCACCACCCTGGTCGACAGCGCCCTCACCCAGTTCTGGAAGGCCGGTTATCACGTCATTTCCATGGGCGATCTCGTGCGCGAGACAGGGGTCAGCCGCGGCAGTATCTACAGTGATTTTTCCGGCAAGCAGGCGCTGTTCCATGCCTGTCTTGAGCGCTACCAGGAGCTCTATGTCACGCCCGCTTTCGGGCAGGTCGAGGCGGATGGTGCCAGGCTGGAAGACATCCGAAATTACATCGAGAGGCAGTTGCGCTCGGTGGCGGAGTCTGATCAGCCGGTCCTTGGCTGTCTGGTCGCAAACACCCTGGCGCAGCTTGACCCCGACGACACAGAGACCCGGGACAGGCTTGAAGCACACAACAGGCGCCTGACGGCCGGCTTTACCAAGGTCTTCACCCATGAGAACGCGTCTCATGGCCTGCTCAGTGACGATGAAATCTCCGCTCTTGCCGGCTTCACAACAGTTTCAGTTCAGGGCCTTTGGTCTTATGCACGCACTGCTCCGAATACTGACGTTTTGTTCAGCTATGCCGATGTGCTGTTGACCGTGCTGAAACAGCATCTACGCGGCACCCAAAACTAG
- a CDS encoding haloalkane dehalogenase, giving the protein MADSFRDKKKFQTVHGKQMAYIEEGEGDPIVFLHGNPTSSYLWRNIMPYLAGKGRLIAPDLIGMGDSDKLDDSGPDRYTYVEHRKYLFALLEQLGVTSNVTLVIHDWGSGLGFHWGHKNPSAVKGIAFMEAIVAPIPKWDQFPEGAREIFQGFRSPAGEDMVLEQNMFVEGVLPTSILRTMTDEEMDEYRRPFAEAGEGRRPTLTWPRQIPIEGEPADVVEIVSSYGAWLAETQIPKLFVNAEPGALIAGPVRDLVRTWPNLTEVTVAGSHFIQEDSPDEIGKAVADWHAKL; this is encoded by the coding sequence ATGGCCGACAGCTTTCGCGACAAGAAGAAGTTTCAGACCGTTCACGGCAAGCAGATGGCCTATATCGAAGAAGGCGAGGGTGATCCCATCGTCTTCCTCCACGGCAATCCCACATCGTCCTATCTGTGGCGCAACATCATGCCGTATCTCGCGGGCAAGGGCCGCCTGATAGCGCCTGACCTCATCGGCATGGGGGACTCAGACAAACTCGATGACAGCGGCCCTGACCGCTACACATATGTGGAGCACCGCAAATACCTGTTTGCCCTGCTGGAACAGCTGGGTGTCACAAGCAATGTCACCCTGGTAATCCACGACTGGGGCTCCGGTCTTGGATTTCACTGGGGGCATAAAAACCCGTCCGCTGTCAAAGGCATTGCCTTCATGGAGGCCATTGTCGCGCCGATTCCCAAATGGGATCAGTTTCCTGAAGGCGCGCGCGAGATTTTTCAGGGCTTCAGGTCGCCGGCCGGTGAAGACATGGTGCTGGAGCAAAACATGTTCGTGGAAGGCGTGCTCCCCACATCCATACTCCGTACCATGACAGACGAAGAAATGGACGAATATCGCCGCCCCTTTGCTGAGGCCGGTGAGGGCCGCCGCCCAACACTCACATGGCCGCGCCAGATCCCCATCGAAGGCGAGCCCGCGGACGTTGTTGAGATCGTCAGTAGTTATGGCGCATGGCTGGCTGAAACACAGATTCCCAAACTGTTTGTGAATGCTGAGCCTGGCGCACTGATCGCCGGTCCCGTCCGCGATCTGGTTCGGACCTGGCCAAACCTCACCGAAGTCACCGTGGCCGGATCACATTTCATTCAGGAAGACTCCCCTGATGAGATCGGCAAGGCGGTCGCTGACTGGCACGCCAAGCTCTGA
- a CDS encoding circularly permuted type 2 ATP-grasp protein: MHSSNEQIAFFNETGDGAEVRPPYRELLSWIEAQGPDALSLKNREAETLFRKIGITFAVYGEGGSPERLIPFDIVPRIFTASEWGLLSQGVKQRARALNMFLKDVYHRGDIIRAGIIPADLVYLNESYEPAVVGITPPRSVYSHIVGTDIVRVGANEFYVLEDNCRTPSGVSYMLENREIMMRMFPDLFSGRRIMPVDDYPNLLHKTLSSVAPHKCEGDPVVVVLSPGSFNSAYYEHSFLADQMGVDIVEGKDLYVDGEFVYMRTTQGPRRVDVIYRRLDDPYIDPLCFRPDSLLGVPGLMNVYRSGGVAICSAPGAGVADDKAIYIYVPEMIRFYLGEEPILKNVPTWKCGDPSECAYVLENIKDLVVKEVHGSGGYGMLIGPRATAAEIEAYIARIKAKPSNFIAQPTLALSTCPTFVQQEIAPRHVDFRPFCLVGSGIHLPAGGLTRVALNKGSLVVNSSQGGGVKDTWVLAD, from the coding sequence ATGCATTCTTCAAACGAGCAGATTGCTTTTTTCAATGAGACGGGCGACGGCGCAGAAGTGCGCCCGCCTTACCGTGAATTGCTGTCGTGGATTGAAGCTCAGGGCCCCGACGCCCTGTCGCTGAAAAACCGTGAAGCGGAAACGCTGTTTCGCAAAATCGGCATCACCTTTGCCGTTTACGGCGAAGGCGGCAGCCCGGAACGGCTCATTCCATTTGATATTGTCCCCCGCATCTTTACAGCGTCTGAATGGGGACTCCTGAGCCAGGGTGTGAAGCAGCGCGCCCGCGCGCTCAACATGTTCCTCAAGGACGTCTATCACCGCGGCGACATTATCCGCGCAGGGATTATTCCAGCCGACCTTGTGTATCTCAATGAGTCCTACGAGCCCGCCGTCGTCGGCATCACGCCGCCGCGCAGCGTCTATAGCCATATCGTAGGTACGGACATTGTCCGCGTCGGCGCCAATGAGTTCTACGTGCTGGAGGACAACTGCCGCACGCCATCCGGTGTCTCCTATATGCTGGAGAACCGCGAAATCATGATGCGCATGTTCCCGGATCTGTTTTCCGGACGCCGCATCATGCCGGTGGATGATTATCCCAACCTGCTGCACAAGACCCTGTCATCGGTGGCGCCCCACAAATGTGAGGGCGACCCGGTTGTGGTGGTCCTGTCGCCTGGCTCATTTAACAGTGCCTATTACGAGCACTCCTTTCTGGCCGACCAGATGGGCGTTGATATCGTTGAGGGCAAGGATTTGTACGTAGACGGAGAATTCGTCTACATGCGCACCACCCAGGGCCCGCGCCGTGTGGATGTCATCTACCGCCGCCTTGATGATCCTTACATTGATCCGTTGTGCTTTCGGCCGGACTCGCTTTTGGGTGTGCCCGGGCTGATGAATGTCTACCGCTCGGGCGGCGTTGCCATCTGCAGCGCGCCGGGCGCCGGTGTGGCCGACGATAAGGCCATTTACATCTACGTGCCTGAAATGATCCGCTTTTATCTGGGCGAGGAACCCATCCTCAAAAACGTGCCCACATGGAAGTGCGGTGACCCAAGCGAATGCGCGTATGTGCTGGAAAACATCAAGGACCTTGTCGTCAAGGAAGTGCACGGGTCCGGTGGCTACGGCATGTTGATCGGGCCGCGCGCGACGGCTGCGGAGATTGAAGCCTATATCGCCCGCATCAAGGCCAAACCAAGTAACTTCATCGCCCAGCCGACGCTGGCCCTTTCAACCTGCCCGACTTTCGTCCAGCAGGAAATTGCCCCCCGGCACGTGGATTTCAGACCGTTCTGTCTTGTCGGCAGCGGCATCCATCTGCCCGCTGGTGGCCTCACCCGCGTCGCCCTCAACAAGGGATCGCTGGTCGTCAATTCAAGCCAGGGCGGCGGTGTCAAAGACACCTGGGTCCTGGCAGATTAA
- a CDS encoding alpha-E domain-containing protein, whose amino-acid sequence MLSRTAENIFWIARLTERAENMARMLEMGYRMAMMPASGAGHRNEWRSIIAAAGRKADFDANYDATNQRMVCDYLIFDEDNPSSIVNCVRTARENARAVRTALTTEMWVALNETWIELRDMSPAQMAAGGLPTFLDWVKGRTGQFRGATDSSMLRSDGYDFLRTGSFVERADNTARLLDVKYYVLLPESESVGGGIDNYQWTTVLRALSSHRAFHHTYRSDYTPWSIADFLILNRQCPRSLLYCYSQVGEHLTQLSRRYGTRSKSLSLTNNVIARLADNVADDIFEVGLHEFLTDFIRQNAELSETMTEDFHFGWS is encoded by the coding sequence ATGTTAAGCCGCACGGCTGAGAACATATTCTGGATTGCCCGTCTGACGGAGCGTGCCGAAAACATGGCGCGTATGCTGGAGATGGGATATCGCATGGCGATGATGCCGGCGTCCGGTGCCGGGCACCGCAACGAGTGGCGGTCGATCATCGCCGCTGCGGGACGCAAGGCGGATTTTGACGCCAACTATGACGCAACCAACCAGCGCATGGTGTGCGACTACCTGATTTTCGACGAGGACAATCCCTCAAGCATCGTCAATTGCGTACGTACAGCGCGGGAAAACGCGCGTGCCGTGCGCACAGCTTTGACGACCGAAATGTGGGTCGCCCTCAACGAAACCTGGATTGAGCTGCGCGATATGAGCCCGGCTCAGATGGCGGCTGGTGGCCTGCCCACCTTCCTGGACTGGGTGAAGGGTCGCACCGGTCAGTTCCGAGGCGCCACGGATTCATCCATGCTGCGCAGCGATGGTTATGACTTCCTGAGGACAGGGTCGTTCGTGGAGCGCGCCGACAATACGGCACGCCTGCTGGACGTGAAATATTACGTGTTGCTGCCTGAGTCGGAGAGCGTGGGCGGCGGCATCGACAATTACCAGTGGACAACAGTGCTGCGTGCGCTGTCGTCCCACCGGGCATTCCACCATACCTACCGGTCTGACTATACGCCCTGGAGCATCGCGGATTTCTTGATCCTCAACCGACAGTGCCCCCGGTCGCTGCTGTATTGCTACAGCCAGGTGGGCGAGCATCTCACCCAGCTCTCCCGACGGTATGGCACGCGCTCGAAGAGCCTGAGCCTCACCAACAACGTGATCGCCAGACTTGCAGACAATGTAGCGGACGACATTTTTGAAGTCGGCCTGCACGAATTTCTGACCGACTTTATTCGTCAAAATGCGGAATTGTCTGAAACCATGACTGAAGACTTTCATTTCGGGTGGAGCTAG
- a CDS encoding transglutaminase family protein: MRLKIEHRTRYAFSEPVRFVVQSLKLTPSRHEGQKPVNWSVTAEGCQITAGFTDGYGDEILTLTCPEPRTEVDVLVSGEVITKDTSGVLRGHAEQIKPRAFLRATDLTEPDSNIRDLAMSVAASQGADETGQPGTLDLAHALVAGVADAIAYTPGTTHAQTRAAEALEAGHGVCQDHAHVMISAARVLGLPARYVSGYLFTDANGETHEAAHGWAEIALDGLGWVGFDVSNRCCPTDGYIRLGSGLDARDAAPLKGVHSGLADEDMDVTLSVQEAQQQ, from the coding sequence ATGCGTCTGAAAATCGAACACCGCACCCGCTATGCCTTTTCAGAGCCCGTGCGCTTTGTCGTCCAGAGCCTGAAGCTGACACCAAGCCGCCACGAAGGCCAGAAGCCGGTCAACTGGTCTGTCACCGCAGAAGGCTGCCAGATCACAGCCGGGTTCACCGACGGGTACGGGGACGAGATTTTGACACTCACCTGCCCGGAGCCGCGCACGGAAGTCGACGTGCTGGTCAGCGGTGAAGTCATTACAAAAGACACCTCCGGCGTTCTGCGCGGCCACGCCGAGCAGATCAAGCCGCGCGCCTTTTTGCGCGCAACAGACCTGACCGAGCCTGACAGCAACATTCGCGATCTGGCGATGAGCGTGGCCGCAAGTCAGGGCGCTGACGAAACCGGTCAGCCCGGCACCCTCGACCTGGCCCATGCACTTGTGGCTGGTGTGGCGGATGCCATTGCCTACACCCCTGGTACCACCCACGCGCAAACCAGGGCGGCTGAAGCGTTGGAAGCCGGGCACGGGGTCTGCCAGGACCATGCCCATGTGATGATTTCAGCGGCCCGTGTGCTTGGCCTTCCGGCCCGCTACGTCAGTGGATATCTGTTCACCGACGCCAATGGGGAGACCCATGAGGCGGCCCATGGGTGGGCGGAGATCGCCCTCGATGGCCTGGGGTGGGTCGGTTTTGACGTCTCGAACCGCTGCTGTCCCACCGATGGATATATTCGGTTGGGATCAGGGCTGGACGCGCGCGACGCAGCTCCCCTAAAAGGTGTACATTCCGGCCTCGCGGATGAGGACATGGATGTGACCCTGTCCGTACAGGAAGCCCAGCAACAATAA
- a CDS encoding proteasome-type protease yields MTYCVGLMVDQGLVFLSDTRTNAGIDNIARFRKMFTWEVPGERSLVLMTAGNLATSQAVVSMLEEGIEAGTSEEAAAMLGDNALPSLLKAPNMFRSAEIVGEAMVAVQKRFRKSLDQMNEAGGSTMILGGQRKGGTPRLFLVYPEGNCIEATEDTPFLQIGEHKYGKPILDRVIARDTPLEEARKAALLSMDSTLRSNLSVGMPLDLAVLPTDTCTLSERRRIEADDEDFHTLSENWSAALKDAFHGIL; encoded by the coding sequence ATGACGTATTGCGTCGGCCTGATGGTAGATCAGGGCCTCGTATTTCTGTCTGACACCCGCACCAATGCGGGCATCGACAACATTGCCCGCTTCCGAAAGATGTTCACCTGGGAAGTCCCCGGCGAGCGGAGCCTGGTGCTGATGACGGCAGGCAACCTGGCCACCTCTCAGGCTGTGGTGAGCATGCTGGAGGAAGGCATAGAGGCAGGCACATCCGAAGAAGCAGCCGCAATGCTTGGGGACAATGCGCTCCCATCATTGCTGAAGGCCCCCAATATGTTCCGCAGCGCTGAGATTGTCGGTGAAGCGATGGTCGCTGTGCAAAAGCGTTTCCGCAAATCGCTTGACCAGATGAACGAAGCCGGTGGCTCGACGATGATCCTTGGTGGTCAGCGCAAGGGCGGCACACCGCGCCTGTTTTTGGTTTACCCCGAGGGAAACTGCATCGAGGCGACGGAAGACACGCCGTTCCTGCAAATCGGTGAGCACAAATACGGCAAGCCCATTCTGGACCGGGTCATCGCCAGGGACACACCCCTGGAAGAAGCCCGGAAGGCGGCTTTGCTGTCGATGGACTCAACTCTGCGCAGTAACCTGTCGGTCGGAATGCCGCTGGACCTTGCTGTCCTGCCAACGGATACCTGCACGCTCTCAGAGCGCCGCCGCATCGAAGCGGACGACGAGGATTTTCACACGCTCAGTGAGAACTGGTCAGCGGCCCTCAAGGACGCTTTCCACGGCATTCTGTAG
- a CDS encoding NAD(P)H-dependent oxidoreductase — translation MVEALRRADGIIIGSPGYHGSVSGLLKNALDYVEDLSKDTRPYFDGRSVGLVAAGAGMQGAVTTLGMLRDITHALRGSPTPFGVAFNSADKSEARLAQTDDHLHLLARQVVEGVRSSMTGGVLQNAVESVLEGR, via the coding sequence CTGGTAGAGGCGCTGCGCCGTGCAGACGGCATTATCATCGGCTCGCCCGGCTATCATGGGTCTGTCTCGGGGCTGCTGAAAAACGCGCTCGACTATGTGGAAGACCTCAGCAAGGACACGCGCCCCTATTTCGATGGCCGATCTGTCGGGCTGGTTGCTGCGGGTGCAGGCATGCAGGGCGCCGTCACGACCCTTGGCATGTTACGCGACATCACCCACGCGTTGCGCGGATCACCCACGCCGTTTGGCGTGGCGTTCAACAGTGCGGACAAATCAGAGGCGCGCCTTGCACAGACGGATGATCACCTTCACCTGCTGGCGCGGCAGGTGGTGGAAGGTGTGCGATCCTCGATGACTGGCGGCGTCCTACAGAATGCCGTGGAAAGCGTCCTTGAGGGCCGCTGA
- a CDS encoding glucose 1-dehydrogenase: protein MHTSETSVRRGHWKERTMDLSRKTVFITGIGSGIGAATARVFAGYGANVTGFDLNGDAADQIEKDLTAEGRSVACTQGDVRDEKSVSQAFDDAVGRFGSVDFAINNAGIEGALCSFSETKTEDFDEVISVNLRGVFLCMKHQLAHMESSGSGVIINIASIMGLIGGAQIVQYAAAKHGVVGMTKSAAAEYAAQGIRINAVCPGAVKTQLVQNVLDTTPEVLAPLIDNIPAKRMAEPSEVGELCAWLCSDKAAYVNGAALPLDGAYVAV, encoded by the coding sequence ATGCACACCAGCGAGACGTCGGTAAGGCGCGGACATTGGAAAGAACGGACCATGGACCTCAGTAGAAAAACAGTCTTCATCACTGGCATCGGCTCTGGCATCGGCGCGGCAACGGCACGCGTGTTTGCGGGCTATGGCGCAAACGTCACGGGGTTTGATCTCAATGGTGATGCGGCTGACCAGATCGAAAAAGATCTCACCGCGGAAGGCCGCAGTGTCGCCTGCACACAGGGCGATGTCCGCGACGAAAAAAGCGTGTCGCAAGCCTTCGACGATGCAGTTGGCCGCTTTGGCAGCGTTGATTTCGCCATCAACAATGCGGGCATTGAAGGCGCGCTTTGCTCCTTCTCCGAAACAAAGACGGAGGATTTTGACGAGGTCATTTCCGTCAATCTGCGTGGTGTCTTTTTGTGCATGAAGCATCAGCTGGCGCATATGGAATCATCGGGCAGCGGCGTCATCATCAATATTGCGTCCATCATGGGGCTGATCGGCGGTGCTCAGATCGTACAATATGCCGCCGCCAAGCATGGTGTTGTCGGCATGACCAAGAGCGCGGCAGCTGAGTATGCGGCCCAGGGCATTCGCATCAATGCGGTGTGTCCCGGTGCTGTCAAAACACAGCTCGTTCAAAACGTCCTTGATACAACACCGGAAGTGCTTGCCCCGCTCATCGACAATATTCCGGCCAAGCGCATGGCAGAGCCAAGCGAAGTTGGCGAATTGTGTGCATGGCTGTGTAGCGACAAAGCGGCCTATGTGAATGGTGCCGCCCTGCCGCTGGACGGTGCCTATGTCGCCGTCTGA
- a CDS encoding cytochrome P450, with translation MTGAPTPEVEDDGWAGANPFAPSFRDDPYPAMNQLREKDPVNETPVGPWRISRHADVVDVFRNAPTSQTLADGSSPNMDDQDRRGSFRDFMLNMDGPEHARLRRLVLGAFTPKALKHIEGEIDRVVDEAMHTALKQGGMEVVEDFALRIPSRMICRIMGLPEEDIDQFTVWTAARTNAFFARFLPEDVVEHTRQAGEQMADYFEAQIKLRRANPREDLLTNLIQSEEKGDRLGDVELAIQAIGLLIAGFETTIGLIGNGTKALIENPDQAELLKQNPDLAKNTVEECLRYDTPVLFNWRVLTEPYEVGGKTLPENAVLWMMLGAANHDPRVHDDPDTMDITRQGISHASFGGGAHTCLGNQLARMEASRAFHAFVSRLPKAEIQYDDCAWSESFFRVLGKMPIEFH, from the coding sequence ATGACCGGCGCCCCAACACCCGAGGTCGAAGATGATGGATGGGCCGGGGCAAACCCCTTTGCGCCCAGCTTCCGGGATGATCCGTATCCAGCCATGAACCAGTTGCGGGAAAAAGATCCCGTCAACGAAACACCTGTTGGTCCCTGGCGCATCTCGCGCCACGCGGATGTGGTGGACGTGTTCCGCAATGCACCCACGAGCCAGACGCTGGCAGATGGGTCCTCCCCGAATATGGACGACCAGGACCGTCGCGGCAGCTTCCGTGACTTTATGCTCAACATGGATGGTCCCGAGCATGCGCGCCTGCGCCGTCTGGTTCTGGGGGCTTTCACCCCAAAGGCTCTCAAGCACATCGAAGGTGAGATTGACCGGGTTGTGGACGAGGCCATGCATACGGCCCTCAAGCAGGGCGGCATGGAAGTGGTTGAGGATTTTGCCCTGCGCATTCCTTCCCGCATGATCTGCCGGATCATGGGGCTGCCGGAAGAGGATATTGATCAGTTCACTGTGTGGACGGCGGCACGCACCAACGCGTTCTTTGCCCGCTTCCTGCCGGAAGATGTGGTTGAACATACGCGGCAGGCGGGCGAGCAGATGGCGGACTATTTCGAGGCGCAGATCAAACTGCGCCGCGCCAACCCGCGTGAGGACCTGCTGACAAATCTGATTCAGTCTGAGGAAAAAGGCGACCGGCTGGGTGACGTTGAGCTGGCCATTCAGGCCATCGGGCTGCTGATTGCCGGGTTTGAAACGACCATCGGCCTGATTGGTAACGGCACCAAGGCACTGATCGAGAATCCGGACCAGGCAGAGCTGCTGAAACAGAACCCGGACCTTGCAAAGAACACGGTTGAGGAATGCCTGCGATATGACACGCCGGTACTGTTCAACTGGCGTGTTCTGACGGAGCCCTATGAAGTTGGCGGCAAGACGCTGCCGGAAAATGCGGTTCTCTGGATGATGCTCGGGGCTGCCAATCATGACCCGCGCGTTCATGATGATCCTGACACCATGGACATCACCCGGCAGGGCATCAGCCACGCCTCATTTGGCGGCGGCGCCCACACCTGCCTTGGCAACCAGCTCGCACGCATGGAGGCCAGCCGGGCCTTTCATGCCTTTGTGTCTCGCTTGCCGAAGGCAGAAATTCAGTATGACGATTGCGCCTGGTCGGAGTCCTTCTTCCGCGTGCTGGGCAAGATGCCAATTGAATTCCACTAG